One segment of Coffea arabica cultivar ET-39 chromosome 7c, Coffea Arabica ET-39 HiFi, whole genome shotgun sequence DNA contains the following:
- the LOC113701050 gene encoding monothiol glutaredoxin-S6-like has product MEAVRRLGSEKPVVIFSKSNCCISHAIKMLLSSFGANPTVYELDQHPKGQEIENALLALGCHPSVPAVFIGKLFVGGSDEVMSLNVQGKLKPLLIKANAIWM; this is encoded by the coding sequence ATGGAAGCAGTGAGGAGATTGGGGTCAGAAAAGCCAGTGGTGATCTTCAGCAAGAGCAACTGCTGCATTTCCCATGCTATAAAGATGTTGTTAAGCAGCTTCGGGGCGAATCCTACGGTTTATGAGCTTGATCAACATCCGAAAGGACAGGAAATCGAGAATGCGTTGCTAGCATTAGGATGCCATCCAAGTGTTCCTGCTGTTTTCATAGGGAAGCTTTTTGTTGGTGGTTCTGATGAGGTTATGAGCCTCAATGTTCAGGGCAAGTTGAAGCCACTGCTTATCAAGGCCAACGCTATATGGATGTGA
- the LOC113702478 gene encoding monothiol glutaredoxin-S6-like: MDIVMRLGSEKPVVIFSKSNCGISHAIKMLICGFGANPTVYELDQHPVGTEMENALVALGCYPSVPAVFIGKQFVGGSNEVMDLNVQGKLKPMLIKARAIWM, encoded by the coding sequence ATGGATATAGTGATGCGATTGGGGTCAGAAAAGCCAGTGGTGATCTTCAGCAAGAGCAACTGCGGCATTTCCCACGCTATTAAGATGCTGATATGCGGTTTCGGGGCGAATCCTACTGTTTATGAGCTTGATCAACATCCAGTAGGAACGGAAATGGAGAATGCATTGGTAGCATTAGGATGCTACCCAAGTGTACCTGCCGTTTTCATAGGGAAGCAATTTGTTGGTGGTTCCAACGAGGTTATGGACCTCAATGTCCAGGGTAAGTTGAAGCCAATGCTTATCAAGGCCAGGGCAATATGGATGTGA